Proteins encoded within one genomic window of Hevea brasiliensis isolate MT/VB/25A 57/8 chromosome 8, ASM3005281v1, whole genome shotgun sequence:
- the LOC110649353 gene encoding uncharacterized protein LOC110649353, which produces MVFSSFQSSFPKLEKELDVLINQAKELNQELETLSLSTVDLLGQPSSKYDYWVYYSPPPSANIPVASIKPTGWEEDCSSMFDDQGLGFFANFLGIFIFFLVIAYHYVMADPRYEGN; this is translated from the exons ATGGTATTTTCATCATTCCAATCTTCTTTTCCAAAGTTAGAAAAAGAATTAGATGTTTTAATTAATCAAGCTAAGGAGTTgaaccaagaacttgaaacactgTCACTAAGCACTGTGGATCTTCTTGGACAACCCTCTAGTAAGTACGATTATTGGGTTTACTATTCACCTCCGCCTTCTGCTAATATTCCTGTAGCTTCTATCAAACCTACTGGTTGGGAAGAAGACTGTAGCTCT ATGTTTGATGATCAAGGCCTGGGATTTTTTGccaattttcttggcatttttatATTTTTCCTGGTGATAGCATATCATTATGTGATGGCTGATCCAAGATATGAAGGCAATTGA
- the LOC110649350 gene encoding CASP-like protein 4C1, protein MRSTQSLRNGDTPSPHPRIEDPHFHSTVSLQKLKRFNSLILVFRLATFCFSLASVVFTLTNSRGYGSLHWYDFDAFRYVFAANAIVSLYSLFEMAASVWEISRGATLFPEVLQVWFDFGHDQVFAYLLLSADSAGTALARTLNGGDTCRVSNAFCVQSYTAIALGFAGFLFLGLSSLLSGFRVVCFIINGSRFHF, encoded by the exons ATGCGGTCTACACAGTCCCTCCGTAACGGCGATACTCCTTCGCCCCACCCGCGGATCGAGGATCCACACTTCCACTCCACTGTATCCCTACAGAAGCTGAAAAGATTCAACTCACTGATTCTCGTGTTCCGACTCGCTACGTTTTGCTTTTCTCTCGCCTCCGTTGTTTTCACTCTCACTAACTCCAGAGGATACGGTTCCCTTCATTGGTACGATTTCGACGCCTTCAG ATACGTTTTCGCTGCAAATGCAATCGTCAGTCTTTACTCTCTCTTCGAAATGGCCGCCTCCGTCTGGGAAATTTCCAGAGGCGCCACTTTGTTCCCCGAAGTCCTCCAAGTCTGGTTCGACTTCGGCCATGACCAG GTGTTCGCATACCTTCTTTTGTCGGCGGACTCGGCGGGGACGGCGCTGGCAAGGACGCTGAACGGCGGTGACACGTGTAGGGTAAGCAATGCGTTCTGCGTGCAATCATACACCGCTATCGCCTTGGGATTTGCCGGGTTTCTGTTTTTAGGGTTATCGTCCTTGCTGTCGGGTTTTCGTGTCGTCTGTTTTATCATCAACGGTTCTCggtttcatttttaa
- the LOC110649348 gene encoding ubiquitin-conjugating enzyme E2 14 produces MAASQASLLLQKQLKDLCKKPVDGFSAGLVDENNVFEWSVSIMGPPDTLYEGGFFSAIMSFPQNYPISPPTVRFTTEVWHPNVYPDGKVCISILHPPGDDPNGYELATERWSPVHTVESIVLSIISMLSSPNDESPANIDAAKQWRDSREEFRKRVSRCVRKSQELL; encoded by the exons ATCTCTGTAAGAAACCAGTTGATGGATTCTCCGCGGGTTTGGTCGATGAGAATAATGTATTTGAATGGAGTGTTTCAATTATGGGACCCCCTGATACCTTATA CGAAGGGGGCTTCTTCAGTGCCATCATGAGCTTTCCACAGAACTATCCCATCAGTCCTCCAACTGTGAGGTTCACTACAGAGGTGTGGCATCCAAATG TTTACCCTGATGGAAAGGTTTGCATATCAATTCTTCATCCACCTGGTGATGACCCAAATGGCTATGAGCTTGCAACTGAGCGTTGGAGTCCAGTCCACACT GTTGAAAGCATTGTTTTGAGCATTATATCAATGCTTTCTAGTCCTAATGATGAGTCTCCTGCCAATATCGATGCTGCG AAACAATGGAGAGATAGTAGGGAAGAGTTCAGGAAGAGAGTGAGTCGATGCGTGAGAAAATCGCAAGAACTGTTGTGA